A DNA window from Bubalus bubalis isolate 160015118507 breed Murrah chromosome 20, NDDB_SH_1, whole genome shotgun sequence contains the following coding sequences:
- the RTL1 gene encoding retrotransposon-like protein 1: MIEPSEDSFETMMERKNPSSKQMESSEGSSNTTVETPPAGRAEAAGLASGLAQETGEQSIDLRQDMEEPSSGPHREIKDPPNDLLQDLEESCEGSHLEEGGPFGGAPGEMEEEEDNPWESQEDQDYYTDLAESEEDESPEEPDSSTVEVMGMVRSIISLYFRMQDLREQQRVAEEILMNAINKGQLPTPKQFSGDRREYHEFIVLCQLILQSYPRVFCNDRLRVGYVISHLSGMAMEWASDLLERESSVIDDFPAFLEAMNDTFEYRQALRVAEDAMFNLRQGDRAAIEYINEFQSLVPTLGWPDEVLQAHLCQGLKEDIRQYLFRIPQPNSLENLITLVLQIEDKLAERRAMLRLLPETRPRHLTWLDSPVPERWTVSTWLPNEFHPGIKRNHLFLLLLVRVNPYHSVAVQALVDSGATSNYMDEGFAQEHYVELYQKPYAESVETADGSLVGNEPVWLYTEPLVCLHQNHQESLEFDIVASSKFSVILGIKWLQLHAPDIDWVKGRCTFHSPYCLKNCFRPPPPCIALEHHAVSLLPGLPHQYSDLADVFNPKEADEETSDQPSSDGSDDLSESEPSELQQAGDSDQSEETFYDCASTAPWEPVDAGMQEKAKQEEFWDSKDMLTSRHDYIQMIPELFDQLHGATWFTKLELRGTIVEESMNIHQTEDVWKVAFGLELQDMASYQPFLICADPIIPQGVIHFILKDMIGLFVISYGQDVLVYSMSQEEHYHHVRQVLVRFRYHYVYCSLQRSQFHRHTAEFLGFVVTPKGVKLNKSIVSTITGYPTPGSRKSLRNLMEFAFPYRHFVERFADITEPLVRQLQGDLPFYWGDEEQEAFVGLKRAFRKAPLLYHPKPQNQFYLKTGVTKTSLYASLIQMDKRTGKKVCCAFYSRNISPMEVEASPAEMKILPIRAAFMVWCRYLENTEEPIMILLNKEDLASLNNDRLTVLLPGHWVFFFTHFNFDVMEMPSSEDDQPLPRRQRLDKKAQQRRDATTTRPTMLVTMQAPTGDQSPESEDEEESEGAPHPDEPNGQNLQPGYLALIPVDQIFNSFLAHFSMAQIRAVLLHFYRSLLFWKNLLAMAALLVMLRFRRRLALLPAPAAEPARPPPRRSLRLFLDTSLLTSSGIATAVTQLFTQMPPLVGTNALPAEELAELFLGPGPWQLHALRGLQMTPRFWQMLCQFFGIRVPALEGTQTHPSPHRSLAPHVEGDEYVVLREALQDDLQRFRQCGLHDGLQDTSQDAQDDVWALRPRQHLPTEAEVLARLTYIRSTQGGSVVIHRELTARALTDFLATVYTQALPTLVEASPPREGATLEELPSDSDEDAGLD, translated from the coding sequence ATGATAGAACCCTCTGAAGACTCATTTGAGACGATGATGGAGCGTAAGAATCCATCATCAAAACAAATGGAGTCCTCCGAGGGCTCATCCAACACCACCGTGGAGACACCACCAGCCGGCAGAGCGGAGGCGGCGGGGCTGGCCAGCGGCCTGGCCCAGGAAACGGGAGAGCAGTCCATTGACCTCCGCCAAGACATGGAGGAGCCATCCAGTGGCCCACATAGGGAAATAAAGGATCCACCCAATGACCTACTCCAAGACTTGGAGGAGTCATGCGAGGGTTCTCATCTGGAAGAGGGGGGTCCATTCGGTGGGGCACCTGGTGAAATggaagaagaagaggacaacCCATGGGAGTCCCAGGAAGACCAAGACTACTATACTGACCTGGCTGAATCAGAAGAAGACGAGAGTCCCGAAGAGCCAGATAGCTCAACGGTGGAGGTCATGGGCATGGTGAGGTCCATCATCTCTCTGTATTTCCGGATGCAAGACCTCAGAGAGCAGCAGCGAGTGGCGGAAGAGATCCTGATGAACGCGATCAACAAAGGCCAACTGCCGACCCCGAAGCAATTCTCAGGCGACCGCAGAGAATACCACGAGTTCATCGTGCTCTGCCAGCTGATCTTACAGAGCTACCCAAGAGTGTTCTGCAATGACCGCCTGCGAGTGGGGTACGTCATCAGTCACCTCTCGGGCATGGCTATGGAATGGGCCAGCGACCTGCTGGAGAGAGAAAGCTCCGTGATTGACGACTTCCCGGCCTTCCTGGAAGCCATGAACGACACGTTTGAGTACCGCCAGGCCCTGCGGGTAGCCGAAGATGCCATGTTCAACCTCAGGCAGGGGGACCGTGCCGCCATCGAATACATCAATGAGTTCCAGAGCCTGGTACCCACCTTGGGCTGGCCAGACGAAGTCCTCCAGGCCCACCTGTGCCAGGGGCTCAAGGAAGACATCAGGCAGTATCTGTTCCGCATCCCACAGCCGAATTCGCTGGAAAACCTGATCACGCTGGTCCTGCAGATAGAGGACAAGCTGGCTGAGAGAAGGGCGATGCTCAGGCTTCTCCCAGAGACCCGCCCACGGCACCTGACCTGGCTCGACTCACCTGTTCCCGAGAGGTGGACCGTGAGCACCTGGCTGCCCAACGAGTTCCACCCTGGCATCAAACGCAACCACCTCTTCCTGCTGCTCCTGGTGAGGGTGAACCCCTACCACAGCGTGGCGGTCCAGGCTCTGGTCGACTCAGGAGCGACCAGCAACTACATGGATGAGGGATTTGCCCAAGAGCACTATGTGGAGCTCTACCAGAAGCCCTACGCAGAGTCGGTCGAGACCGCGGACGGCTCGCTGGTCGGCAACGAACCCGTCTGGCTCTACACCGAACCCCTGGTGTGTTTGCACCAGAACCACCAGGAGTCCCTGGAATTCGACATCGTTGCTTCATCCAAATTCTCCGTGATCCTAGGCATCAAGTGGCTCCAGCTCCACGCCCCCGACATCGACTGGGTCAAAGGCCGCTGCACCTTCCACTCTCCCTACTGCCTGAAGAATTGCTTCCGCCCGCCCCCACCATGCATTGCTCTGGAACACCATGCCGTAAGCCTGCTGCCCGGATTGCCACACCAATACTCCGACCTGGCCGACGTGTTTAACCCGAAGGAAGCAGATGAGGAGACTTCCGACCAGCCAAGCTCAGACGGATCCGATGATCTTTCTGAATCAGAGCCCTCTGAGCTTCAGCAGGCTGGAGACAGTGATCAAAGCGAGGAGACCTTTTACGACTGCGCTTCCACCGCACCGTGGGAACCTGTGGACGCCGGGATGCAAGAAAAAGCCAAGCAGGAGGAATTCTGGGACTCCAAGGACATGCTGACCAGCAGGCATGACTACATACAGATGATTCCAGAACTGTTCGACCAGTTACACGGAGCTACATGGTTCACCAAGCTGGAGCTGCGTGGGACCATCGTGGAGGAAAGCATGAACATACACCAGACAGAAGATGTATGGAAAGTGGCATTCGGTTTGGAGCTCCAAGACATGGCGAGCTACCAGCCCTTCCTGATCTGTGCAGACCCTATCATCCCCCAGGGCGTGATCCACTTCATCCTAAAGGACATGATCGGTCTCTTTGTCATCTCCTACGGGCAGGACGTCCTGGTCTACTCCATGAGCCAGGAGGAGCATTACCACCACGTGCGCCAAGTCCTGGTGCGCTTCCGCTATCACTACGTCTACTGCTCCCTGCAGAGGAGCCAGTTCCACCGGCACACTGCCGAGTTCCTGGGCTTCGTCGTGACCCCCAAGGGGGTGAAGCTCAACAAGAGCATCGTCAGCACCATCACAGGGTACCCCACCCCGGGCTCGAGGAAGTCCCTGCGAAACCTCATGGAGTTCGCCTTCCCCTACCGGCACTTCGTGGAGCGGTTCGCCGACATCACGGAGCCCCTGGTGCGGCAGCTCCAGGGCGACCTGCCTTTCTACTGGGGGGACGAGGAGCAGGAGGCCTTCGTGGGCCTGAAGCGGGCGTTCCGCAAGGCGCCCCTCCTCTACCACCCCAAGCCCCAGAACCAGTTCTACTTGAAGACGGGCGTCACCAAGACGTCCCTGTACGCCAGCCTGATCCAAATGGACAAGCGGACGGGCAAGAAAGTCTGCTGCGCTTTCTACTCTCGCAACATCTCCCCGATGGAGGTGGAGGCCTCGCCGGCGGAGATGAAGATCCTTCCAATCCGGGCTGCCTTCATGGTGTGGTGCCGCTACCTGGAGAACACCGAGGAGCCCATCATGATCCTTCTCAACAAGGAGGATCTAGCCTCTCTGAACAATGACAGGCTCACCGTACTTCTCCCCGGCCACTGGGTCTTCTTCTTCACCCACTTCAACTTCGACGTCATGGAGATGCCGAGCTCGGAGGACGACCAGCCCCTGCCCCGCCGGCAGAGACTTGACAAGAAGGCCCAGCAGCGCCGTGACGCCACCACCACCAGGCCAACGATGCTTGTCACCATGCAGGCCCCCACTGGGGATCAGTCCCCAGAATCAGAGGACgaagaggagagtgaaggtgCCCCTCACCCAGACGAGCCCAACGGGCAGAACCTCCAACCGGGGTATCTGGCACTGATACCCGTGGACCAGATATTCAACAGCTTCCTAGCCCACTTCAGCATGGCCCAGATCAGGGCAGTCCTGCTGCACTTCTACCGAAGCCTCCTGTTCTGGAAGAACCTCCTGGCCATGGCCGCGCTCCTCGTGATGCTGCGGTTCAGGAGGCGCCTGGCCCTGCTGCCCGCGCCTGCCGCAGAGCCAGCCCGGCCGCCCCCACGGCGCTCTCTACGCCTCTTCCTGGACACGTCCCTCCTCACCAGCAGTGGCATCGCCACCGCTGTCACCCAGCTGTTCACCCAGATGCCGCCTCTCGTGGGCACCAATGCCCTCCCGGCCGAGGAGCTGGCTGAGCTGTTCCTGGGCCCCGGGCCCTGGCAGCTCCACGCCCTGCGGGGCTTGCAGATGACGCCCAGGTTCTGGCAGATGCTGTGCCAGTTCTTCGGCATCAGGGTCCCTGCCCTCGAGGGCACCCAGACCCACCCGAGTCCACACCGCTCCCTGGCACCGCACGTCGAGGGTGATGAATATGTCGTCTTGCGAGAAGCCCTGCAAGACGACCTGCAACGTTTCCGTCAGTGTGGCCTGCATGACGGCCTGCAAGACACCTCGCAGGACGCGCAGGATGACGTGTGGGCCCTCAGGCCCCGCCAGCACCTGCCCACCGAGGCTGAGGTCCTGGCCCGCCTGACCTACATCCGCAGCACCCAAGGGGGCTCCGTCGTGATCCACCGGGAGCTGACGGCCAGAGCCCTGACCGACTTCCTGGCAACTGTCTACACCCAGGCTCTGCCCACCCTGGTCGAGGCAAGCCCACCCAGAGAAGGAGCCACGCTGGAGGAACTGCCCAGCGACTCCGACGAGGACGCTGGCCTCGACTGA